The Pecten maximus chromosome 10, xPecMax1.1, whole genome shotgun sequence region cttttctgtaccttttagtaccttttttttttttttttaactttttagtatCTAGAAAAAGTTAtcacttttttgtacctttttcataccttttctgtacctttttagtaacttcttagtacctagaaaaagttataacttttttttaggtacagaaaagttacaaaagttatttataactttttagtactaGATTGGAACCGCTGTTTCAACATGGTTCCAATCTAgcatcaaaagttataacttttttgtacctttttttgGTATGGGTGGGTTAATGGGAAATTCCCTACTAGGCTGAGATAGTTAAAGGTGACCTTATAATTACCATCTATGTTAGATCtaatacatatgtgtgtatatgttatgtatataaagtttctatatacattttgtaaatgcAAAACGGTTTTCTAGTTGTGACCCCGAAACTGTACTTATAAATCATTCACCAGGGACGGATGAAGCTAGATTTGATACCAGTTCAGCAGACAAAAGTTAGAAAAATTACCAATAATAGTGACTTATTCATGCCAATTGTGGTGTACATATCTAAGAGCAGCAACAAGAATTTGAAGATTTGTTCGAATGGAACGGAGGAAAATCGTTTTGGTTACTGGAGAGATTGTCACCATGACCTTCAGGTCTAGCTACAGTTTCCTCCTTCTCTTCCTCACTATCAGTTTCAAGTTGATGGTTACCCATTGGAATTGTTTGTCCATCAAATTTCACCACTTCAACAAGACCATCCTTGCCCAGTTTGTGCTCTGCATGAGATCCTTTACTGacctttatatttttataaaggAGGTGCACCTCATGTTTCCCACCCTCCTTTAACTCAGTCAGCAGTGTCCGTGGCAACACATCGTCAATtgctttaatttttttctttggaAATAGTTTCTGGACCTGTTGCAGACATATTTCTTTCAATGAGTACACtgtaaaaaagataaaagggatttaattttaaatcatgaacaatattgtatactgtGGGGGGCGTCTTTTGCCTCTTTCATAAAATAACAAAGGGCAGATTTAAcatgaaattcacaactttGGGGAAGCACCTTAACacacttccatctatgaagagtactAGTGTAGTACTTTAATTCtcattaaaggggcattccatTGTTGAAATGAGTTTATGCCATCAATACAAAAGTAAACGGGAATCTTTTATTTTTCTCAACaagtaaaagttataatttttactgtaatataacactcAAAGCCCGAAGATAACACAAAGttcttaaagccacatactcacgaagaaacatatatcaatgtttacattttaagctttttacagttttcggacttgatacatacctaacagattattGTGAATctgaaactgaaagaaaatgtgtatttatgaaaatatatggggaattcccaaaaataataactgtggctgccagaccaagtttctctgaaaattagttccacaatgcaacggcaggttttacagtccatacaaaatggcggaacgccacAAGCGTGGAACtgcgaaaacgcagacagattctgccacAAAAAGACACAAAAGTGTGTGGAATTGGCAAAACCCaagtatttccttaggaaacAAAATGATTTGTTGGAACTCAAcgagagaagaaaaaggaatagactcgaattccaATTTTTCTGGACAcctattggattgctggttagcttttgaacattgtcaactttaccGATCTAagattttatcgatgttttgttgtatgcatattgctacattttaaaattaagtatttaaatgtaaactatgtttgtttattctGTTCAGTTATCTGCGTATTatgcgaatattctgttaatatgtttaaatgaaagcattattaggcaaagttcactTATGCTCGTTATgtactataaatataaatgcaggagttatttttatacactgatgtctcaaggactcccccggtcaagcgtcaTGCCGGCCAGTGGTCATCTTAATGTTGGtagagcgtgaatgagcatcttggattgccattaatacagacgtgtgcaactagaattttaggttgtttgggagtatgtggctttaaaaataaaagtttttgaaaatatcatgtatgtatgtattttgataatgtcaattatcaattattatcaATGACTTTTCTCACCATTGATCAACACTTACACAAGTATGGTTTCTAATACTACATAATGTAATCTGAAAACTCATTTCTACAATCCAAGAGAGACAACTGAATATACTTCATTTTGAGTAATGAAGTTGCCTCTCTTCACCTTATAATATCATTCTGAtatagagttacttcccttcatCTCTCTCTGTCAGATGGTATTGGTTAATTGACAGCTAATGGGGGGGCCGGGAATGACCTTGTACTTGGCTAGCTCAGGCTGGTATGAATGTTTCTTTACCTTGTGATAAGACTGTCTTTATATACTTATAGGGAGTGTGCGGTCATTGGTTTGATAAGTTCAACTATGAACAGGATATTTTTGCAATTCCAGGTAGTATATGAAGTTAAGTTTATTACCAATACAAGATAAATTATTATGAATTATATCTACACCAGAATCAAATATACTTACTACAATTACTAAACGAATCAATCGTGACAAACAGAATAGACTTTCTGAATTATAATTCCTATTTAAAACTTAAGTTCTTGATCTACCCAGGGATGTCAATCCATGCATGTACAAGACAGTTTATTATCAATCTCTCTATaagctatatacattgtatctatacacatgtacatgttgctGATCTCGCAATGGAATGCATATCTTAATGTGTCTTATTGTCATTTATGAATTGCAATGCCAATTATAACCAAAACAGCAATTAATTAATTGTGAGATTTTCCAATTTGTCAAACATATGTAGCAGAAGTGGACTGGACTGAACATTAATATTGGTGGCCAAGTAGCTCTAATGGTTTTGAGCATCTGACTGTAGTTCAGAGCTCCCGGGTTAGAGTCCCGCTCTGGTTGCTGTATTTTTCCTCTCTTGTTACATTTGGCACCAAACATCAGCGGCCATTCAATATATCATGAGTCCCCATGTTTTTGTGTATTGCCCCACTTGGACCCGATTCCCGTAccgttttgtttggtttggtttatttagttttacgtcctattaacagctaaggtcatttaaggacggcctcccgtgcgtgcgaagTACCGATATCAGactataatattgatattattatttttcaaacaataaCTCAAAGAATCCATTTCAGCTTATTTTTATAAA contains the following coding sequences:
- the LOC117336412 gene encoding von Hippel-Lindau disease tumor suppressor-like, with amino-acid sequence MAEFSEESEEKTQIIRSIHNDVTVNVKFSNRSGRTVSLLWYNFKGVFVKYAILHDKDSMDMFTYETHPWGARDATTGDVLNIGGDAVFYPQAPADGVESNIFPVTYIDLPLYSLKEICLQQVQKLFPKKKIKAIDDVLPRTLLTELKEGGKHEVHLLYKNIKVSKGSHAEHKLGKDGLVEVVKFDGQTIPMGNHQLETDSEEEKEETVARPEGHGDNLSSNQNDFPPFHSNKSSNSCCCS